TCTGCTTTATAAAGCAAGGAGATAAAATACTGCTTTTAAACAGAGAAAAACCAAGCTGGATGGGCCGCTGGAATGGAGTAGGGGGACATATAGAAGAAAATGAAACAGCAAGGCAGTGCATTATAAGAGAAATATATGAAGAAACAGGTTTAAAAATAAATAATGTTGTATTTAAGGGTTTAGTTACTTGGATTTATGACGACAAGTATCATGGAGGTATGTATTCTTATATTGCAGAAATAGCAGAGAATGTAAACTATAAAACCCCTATAAAAACCCCAGAGGGTATTTTAGATTGGAAATCTCTTTCTTGGATTTTAAACCCACGTAATACAGGGGTAGTTAATAATATTCCTTCTTTTTTGCCTTATATGTTAAATGAAAATAATATTTATGAACATATATGTTATTACACTAATAACAATTTGAATAGGGTGGAAAAGAAACAATGCTCTCTAGTTGTAGAATAGCATTTACATAAGACTAAAAAATTTACTAATATTTGATTTAAGAAGTGAGTTTTGGGGTAAAAACTTAGTATGTAGTTATAAAGCTACAAGGATTGGAGAAGTGAACATCTAAGATGAAATCAAAGTTTATTAACAGTTTGCAAAATAATGATTTAGCAACGCTTAAACAAATACCCAAAAGTGATTTACACAACCATGCTACAAGAGG
This Clostridium sp. 'deep sea' DNA region includes the following protein-coding sequences:
- a CDS encoding 8-oxo-dGTP diphosphatase, translating into MIKYTICFIKQGDKILLLNREKPSWMGRWNGVGGHIEENETARQCIIREIYEETGLKINNVVFKGLVTWIYDDKYHGGMYSYIAEIAENVNYKTPIKTPEGILDWKSLSWILNPRNTGVVNNIPSFLPYMLNENNIYEHICYYTNNNLNRVEKKQCSLVVE